Proteins from a single region of Catenulispora acidiphila DSM 44928:
- a CDS encoding HAAS signaling domain-containing protein, producing the protein MSTGADELVAEYLRELEREAARLPWNARTELLEDVRSHIEVVRAEAGDVGGSGVSDDASGVAGASGSPDPSGSSATSGDEEARVIKVREILAALGEPREIVDAAAADEADSPMPRLVTQPMPPIVPTDPMSAYADPLGGPPYPLGTAEIGAVALLLGGFLLAGFGWLLGVILLWTSPRWNVREKLVGTFVLPGGLGFLLLALMTPTSTQSCVSGPGYKHCTSSGWTLPQWASFVMVTLCLLLPIWTSAFLVRSARRRSGTSRPGRDRSGTVFAIGGGALAVILIGGFAFAVFSGSSSSSGVTPSSPAVSYSASSVQEPTAPVSSSSASR; encoded by the coding sequence ATGAGTACGGGCGCTGATGAGCTGGTGGCGGAGTATCTGCGGGAGTTGGAGCGTGAGGCCGCGCGGCTGCCGTGGAACGCGCGGACCGAGCTGCTGGAGGATGTGCGGAGCCACATAGAGGTGGTGCGCGCGGAGGCCGGTGACGTGGGTGGGTCGGGTGTCTCGGACGACGCGTCGGGCGTCGCGGGCGCCTCGGGTTCTCCGGACCCTTCGGGCTCATCCGCAACCAGCGGCGACGAGGAGGCGAGAGTCATCAAGGTCCGCGAGATCCTGGCCGCCCTCGGCGAACCGCGGGAGATCGTCGACGCCGCGGCCGCCGACGAGGCGGACAGTCCCATGCCGCGGCTGGTGACGCAGCCCATGCCGCCCATCGTCCCGACCGACCCGATGTCCGCGTACGCCGACCCCCTCGGCGGGCCGCCGTACCCCCTCGGCACCGCCGAGATCGGCGCGGTCGCCCTCCTCCTCGGCGGCTTCCTGCTCGCCGGCTTCGGCTGGCTCCTCGGCGTGATCCTGCTGTGGACCTCGCCGCGCTGGAACGTCCGCGAGAAGCTGGTCGGCACCTTCGTGCTGCCCGGCGGCCTCGGCTTCCTGCTGCTGGCCCTCATGACGCCGACGAGCACGCAGTCCTGCGTCAGCGGCCCTGGGTACAAACACTGCACCTCCAGCGGCTGGACCCTGCCGCAGTGGGCCAGCTTCGTCATGGTGACACTGTGCCTCCTGCTTCCCATCTGGACGTCCGCCTTCCTCGTCCGCAGTGCCCGGCGCCGCAGCGGGACCTCACGCCCCGGCCGCGACCGCAGCGGCACAGTGTTCGCCATCGGCGGCGGCGCGCTGGCGGTCATCCTGATCGGCGGCTTCGCCTTCGCTGTCTTCAGCGGCTCCAGTAGCAGCAGCGGCGTCACGCCCTCAAGCCCGGCCGTCAGCTACTCGGCCTCCTCGGTCCAGGAGCCGACGGCGCCGGTGTCATCGAGTTCTGCTTCTCGCTGA
- a CDS encoding ABC transporter substrate-binding protein codes for MDRRKFLTFCATAAAAAPLAACGSSKSSPAGAAAADSSPVELTVSVWSLASTPEFHALFDAFHQANPNITIKPVDILAADYPTKVTTMLAGGDSTDVITMKQVSDYSLYAARGQLKDLTSIATSGAAATLNGLDSYKTKDGKYYALPYRQDFWVLFYNKKLFTAAGKQAPDNLTWDQYSDLAKSVTTGSGGDKVYGTYHHIWRSVVQAISAAQTGGNLLGDDYSFFTDQYKMALGIQDAGATLDFATATTQKTGYATVFETSKAAMLPMGTWFIAKLLADKKSGDTDVDWAIAPMPQRPGGSTVTTFGSPTAFAVNKKAKHAAAAEKFVQFAAGPEGAKAITAIGVVPSLLSDQTRQDYFALTGMPTDDVSKKAFKPDKVVLEMPASDKSSKIDAILTEEHQLVMTKQKSIDAGIKEMGSRVKNEVS; via the coding sequence ATGGACAGAAGGAAGTTCCTCACGTTCTGCGCCACCGCGGCAGCCGCCGCACCCCTGGCAGCGTGCGGCTCGAGCAAGAGTTCCCCCGCCGGCGCGGCGGCCGCCGACAGCTCCCCGGTCGAGCTGACGGTCAGCGTCTGGAGCCTGGCCTCGACCCCTGAGTTCCACGCCTTGTTCGACGCCTTCCACCAGGCGAACCCGAACATCACCATCAAGCCCGTCGACATCCTCGCCGCCGACTACCCGACCAAGGTCACCACCATGCTCGCCGGCGGCGACAGCACCGACGTCATCACGATGAAGCAGGTCAGCGACTACTCCCTCTACGCCGCGCGCGGGCAGCTCAAGGACCTGACCTCGATCGCCACCTCGGGTGCGGCCGCGACGCTCAACGGCCTCGACAGCTACAAGACGAAGGACGGCAAGTACTACGCCCTGCCCTATCGGCAGGATTTCTGGGTCCTGTTCTACAACAAGAAGCTCTTCACCGCGGCGGGCAAGCAGGCTCCGGACAACCTCACCTGGGACCAGTACAGCGACCTGGCCAAGTCCGTCACCACCGGCTCCGGCGGCGACAAGGTCTACGGCACGTACCACCACATCTGGCGCTCGGTGGTCCAGGCGATATCGGCCGCGCAGACCGGTGGGAACCTGCTCGGCGACGACTACAGCTTCTTCACCGACCAGTACAAGATGGCGCTCGGGATCCAGGACGCGGGCGCGACGCTCGACTTCGCCACCGCGACCACGCAGAAGACCGGGTACGCGACGGTGTTCGAGACCTCGAAGGCCGCGATGCTGCCGATGGGCACGTGGTTCATCGCCAAGCTGCTCGCGGACAAGAAGTCCGGCGACACCGACGTCGACTGGGCCATCGCGCCGATGCCGCAGCGGCCGGGCGGGAGCACGGTCACCACGTTCGGTTCGCCGACGGCGTTCGCCGTCAACAAGAAGGCCAAGCACGCGGCCGCGGCCGAGAAGTTCGTCCAGTTCGCCGCGGGTCCCGAGGGGGCCAAGGCGATCACCGCGATCGGCGTCGTGCCCTCGCTGCTGTCCGACCAGACTCGGCAGGACTACTTCGCGCTGACCGGGATGCCGACGGACGACGTCTCGAAGAAGGCGTTCAAGCCGGACAAGGTCGTGCTGGAAATGCCGGCCAGCGACAAGTCCTCGAAGATCGACGCGATCCTCACCGAGGAGCACCAGCTGGTCATGACCAAGCAGAAGTCCATCGACGCCGGGATCAAGGAGATGGGCTCCCGCGTCAAGAACGAAGTCAGCTAG
- a CDS encoding TetR/AcrR family transcriptional regulator, producing MTESRAHRREEAILLAAMGLLGDVGYDRMSIDGVAERAHASKATIYRRWPGKAELVAEAVRRYARSAIALPPEGASLREDLLAVLGSLRANLAEQDAALVLGLLLAMRHDAELARTVRQNVLDYKREVFAAVLARAAARGDIPETADCQLAAEISSAVLVNRLLVTDEPLDDAFLARFVDTVLLPTLQARPAQPNRPAGPLSQ from the coding sequence ATGACTGAGAGCCGGGCGCACAGACGCGAGGAAGCAATCCTGCTGGCGGCGATGGGGCTGCTCGGCGACGTCGGCTACGACCGGATGTCGATCGACGGGGTCGCCGAACGCGCGCACGCCAGCAAGGCGACGATCTACCGGCGCTGGCCGGGTAAGGCGGAGTTGGTTGCCGAGGCTGTACGACGTTATGCGCGCTCTGCGATCGCCCTCCCGCCGGAGGGCGCGAGTCTGCGCGAAGACCTGCTAGCCGTGCTGGGCTCGCTGCGCGCCAACCTCGCAGAGCAGGACGCTGCGTTGGTCCTCGGGCTGCTCCTGGCCATGCGGCATGACGCCGAGCTGGCCCGGACGGTACGGCAGAACGTCCTGGACTACAAGCGTGAGGTGTTCGCGGCGGTACTGGCGCGCGCCGCCGCCCGCGGCGACATCCCCGAGACCGCGGATTGCCAACTGGCGGCCGAGATCAGCTCGGCCGTGCTGGTCAACCGGCTGCTCGTCACGGACGAGCCGCTGGACGACGCGTTTCTCGCACGATTCGTCGACACGGTACTGCTCCCCACACTCCAAGCCCGACCCGCACAACCCAACCGGCCCGCCGGACCCCTTAGCCAATAA
- a CDS encoding hydroxyacid dehydrogenase yields MHRPEALLVMRPDTYRLQFGAEELRRLRALAELGDPVWTDDLDTPRVRARLAETEVLLTSWGCPVLTEERLDAAPKLRAVFHCAGSVRPIVSDAVWRRDVLVTSAAEANATPVAEYTLAAIIFAGKQAHVLAAQSRLKPVDWYAVGDREDLSNYGRTIGIVGFSRIGRRVLERLRALDTAAVLVADPYADSEAVAAAGGQLVELDEVLKRSEILSLHLPELPQTRGSIGARELALLPDGATVVNTARGSVIDTAALERECASGRLNAILDVTDPEPLPADSLLPSLPNVMITPHIAGSLGTETRRMSAQALSELERFVRGEAPLDAVTREVLAVSA; encoded by the coding sequence ATGCACCGTCCCGAGGCCCTGCTCGTGATGCGGCCCGACACCTACCGGCTCCAGTTCGGCGCCGAGGAGCTGCGCCGCCTGCGCGCGCTCGCCGAGCTCGGCGACCCGGTCTGGACGGACGACCTCGACACGCCGCGCGTCCGCGCCCGCCTCGCCGAGACGGAGGTGCTGCTCACGTCCTGGGGCTGCCCGGTCCTGACCGAAGAGCGGCTGGACGCGGCGCCGAAGCTGCGGGCCGTCTTCCACTGCGCCGGCAGCGTCCGGCCGATCGTCTCCGACGCCGTGTGGCGGCGTGACGTCCTGGTGACGAGCGCCGCCGAGGCGAACGCGACGCCGGTGGCCGAGTACACCCTGGCCGCGATCATCTTCGCCGGGAAGCAGGCACACGTCCTGGCGGCCCAGTCCCGGCTCAAGCCCGTCGACTGGTACGCCGTCGGCGACCGCGAGGACCTGTCCAACTATGGGCGCACGATCGGGATCGTCGGCTTCTCGCGGATCGGCCGCCGGGTCCTCGAGCGGTTGCGGGCGCTCGACACCGCCGCCGTGCTCGTCGCCGATCCGTACGCCGACTCGGAGGCCGTGGCCGCGGCGGGCGGACAGCTGGTCGAGCTCGACGAGGTGCTGAAGCGCTCGGAGATCCTGTCGCTCCACCTGCCGGAGCTGCCCCAGACCCGGGGGTCGATCGGCGCGCGCGAGCTGGCCCTGCTGCCGGACGGCGCGACTGTCGTGAACACGGCGCGCGGCTCGGTCATCGACACCGCCGCGCTGGAGCGCGAGTGCGCGTCGGGCCGGCTGAACGCGATCCTCGACGTCACCGACCCCGAGCCGCTGCCGGCCGATTCGCTGCTGCCGAGCCTGCCGAACGTGATGATCACACCGCATATCGCCGGCTCGCTGGGGACGGAGACCCGGCGGATGAGCGCGCAGGCCCTGAGCGAACTGGAGCGGTTCGTCCGCGGCGAAGCACCGTTGGACGCGGTCACGCGCGAAGTGCTGGCGGTGAGCGCATGA
- a CDS encoding DUF2264 domain-containing protein, translating to MSARVPNPPLSDEYLPGADISPYTGWTRADWTALADRMLLAADRYASPAKALITPPGAPGGYGTAIDGLEGFARTFLLAGFRVAGERGRDPLNLLERYASGVAAGTDPSSPERWTSPSEHGQAKVEAASIALILDMTRPWLWDRLGAGVQERVVNYLAQVVGDQDYPRTNWVWFRIVVEQFLASVGGPWSLEDMESDLAVHDSFVREGGWYSDGAERSYDHYCGWALHLYPILWSRMAGAKRLAAPRLPAYTEHLDRYLLDAVRLVGADGSPLIQGRSLTYRFAAAAPFWVGAFAETGALDPGLLRRAAGGIVKHFVDRGAPDEDGLLTLGWHHAWRPIAQNYSGTGSPYWAAKGMLGLALPADHPVWTSTEQPLPVEEADQLAVIAAPGWALSSTKADGVVRVYNHGTDHARPGDRTGDSPLYARLGYSTGTAPILLDEGWDAPLDQAVVLLDGAGNATHRSGFETLGVAALDGAAVLASRARCHWITPGAAGPDPDHGSGRHGEARDAAVVTTVSIVRGAWEVRCVYVDPSDAPGWSDVAALRIGGWPISAGEPPAATIGVSPASASAVGGGHTSTVVGVVGDVGFADESATSATAGVHRLEDATPLGEWTATPWLQTPPRAATWTIAALALNGGRVTPRVVLTGSERAPTVAITWPDGVTTSAPLPDLHLMSA from the coding sequence ATGAGCGCGAGGGTGCCGAATCCACCCCTGTCGGACGAGTACCTGCCAGGCGCCGACATCTCGCCTTACACCGGCTGGACTCGTGCCGACTGGACCGCCCTGGCGGACCGCATGCTTCTCGCGGCCGACCGCTACGCCTCACCGGCCAAAGCCCTGATAACGCCGCCCGGCGCGCCCGGCGGCTACGGAACGGCGATCGACGGCCTCGAAGGCTTCGCCCGGACCTTCCTGCTGGCGGGTTTCCGGGTCGCCGGGGAGCGCGGCCGGGACCCGCTGAACCTGCTGGAACGCTACGCGAGCGGCGTGGCGGCCGGCACCGACCCGTCGTCGCCGGAACGCTGGACGTCGCCGAGCGAGCACGGCCAGGCCAAGGTGGAGGCGGCGTCGATCGCGCTGATCCTCGACATGACGCGGCCGTGGCTGTGGGACCGCCTCGGCGCGGGCGTTCAGGAGCGCGTCGTGAACTACCTGGCACAGGTGGTCGGGGACCAGGACTATCCGAGGACGAACTGGGTTTGGTTCCGCATCGTCGTCGAGCAGTTCCTGGCGTCGGTCGGCGGTCCGTGGTCCCTGGAGGACATGGAGTCCGACCTGGCCGTCCACGATTCGTTCGTCCGCGAGGGCGGCTGGTACTCCGACGGTGCCGAGCGCAGCTACGACCACTACTGCGGGTGGGCTCTGCACCTGTACCCGATCCTGTGGAGCCGGATGGCCGGCGCGAAGCGGCTCGCCGCCCCGCGGTTGCCCGCCTACACCGAGCACCTCGACCGATATCTCCTCGACGCGGTCCGCCTGGTCGGCGCGGACGGCTCGCCGCTGATCCAGGGCAGGAGCCTGACATACCGCTTCGCGGCGGCGGCACCGTTCTGGGTCGGGGCGTTCGCCGAGACCGGGGCGCTGGATCCGGGCCTGCTGCGGCGGGCCGCCGGGGGAATCGTCAAACACTTCGTCGATCGCGGAGCGCCGGACGAGGACGGCCTCCTGACGCTCGGCTGGCACCACGCCTGGCGGCCGATCGCGCAGAACTACTCAGGGACCGGTTCGCCGTACTGGGCCGCCAAGGGCATGCTCGGCCTTGCGCTTCCGGCCGACCACCCCGTGTGGACGAGCACCGAACAGCCGCTGCCGGTCGAAGAAGCCGACCAGCTGGCCGTCATCGCCGCCCCGGGCTGGGCCCTGAGCTCGACCAAGGCCGACGGCGTGGTGCGCGTCTACAACCACGGCACCGACCATGCGCGGCCAGGGGACCGGACCGGCGACTCGCCGCTGTACGCGCGGCTGGGGTACTCGACGGGGACCGCGCCGATCCTCCTCGACGAGGGCTGGGACGCGCCGCTCGACCAGGCGGTCGTACTGCTCGACGGCGCGGGGAACGCCACGCACCGGAGCGGGTTCGAGACGCTCGGCGTGGCAGCGCTCGACGGTGCGGCGGTACTCGCCTCACGAGCCCGCTGCCACTGGATCACGCCCGGCGCCGCCGGACCGGATCCCGATCACGGCTCGGGCCGGCACGGCGAGGCCCGCGACGCGGCCGTCGTCACGACGGTCTCCATCGTCCGCGGCGCATGGGAAGTGCGCTGCGTGTACGTCGACCCGTCCGACGCGCCCGGCTGGTCCGACGTGGCCGCCCTGCGCATCGGCGGCTGGCCGATCTCGGCCGGCGAGCCTCCGGCCGCCACGATCGGCGTCTCGCCCGCGAGCGCGAGCGCCGTCGGCGGCGGCCACACCTCGACCGTCGTCGGCGTCGTCGGCGACGTCGGCTTCGCGGATGAGTCCGCGACCAGCGCCACCGCCGGCGTCCACCGCCTCGAAGACGCCACACCGCTCGGTGAATGGACCGCGACCCCCTGGCTCCAGACACCCCCGCGCGCCGCCACCTGGACCATCGCGGCCCTGGCCCTCAACGGCGGCCGCGTCACACCGCGCGTCGTCCTCACGGGCTCCGAGCGCGCGCCGACCGTCGCCATCACCTGGCCCGACGGAGTCACCACCAGTGCACCGCTGCCCGACCTCCACCTCATGTCTGCCTGA
- a CDS encoding DUF624 domain-containing protein encodes MSTDGGKAAGLARAAKVTRAATVTHAATATSAGRIPYETLFSTVCAGLLLNICLAAAVLPVLLALAFTGSPLAAWPFFVGLSALCAPAASAAFAAFEALSGGEHRVVRTFWSAYRTGFGRSLLVGVAASAAAIVLGADLQLAVGTSLAAATPLLAVLIALVIAVTPTVLVAAMRPTVWVFAATADVASAATSAGRARKSRLLWACAYLCIRKWYLSLANSAALAVLLAAVLAKPAVGLFLAPAPVLYVVWANVRHVIAPLIER; translated from the coding sequence ATGAGTACTGATGGCGGGAAGGCCGCCGGCCTGGCCCGCGCCGCGAAGGTGACCCGCGCCGCCACCGTGACGCACGCCGCCACCGCGACCAGCGCCGGCCGTATCCCCTACGAGACGCTTTTCAGCACGGTGTGCGCTGGGCTGCTCCTCAACATCTGTCTGGCGGCCGCGGTGCTGCCGGTGCTGCTCGCGCTCGCGTTCACCGGGTCGCCGCTGGCCGCGTGGCCGTTCTTCGTCGGACTGTCGGCGCTGTGCGCGCCGGCGGCGTCAGCAGCGTTCGCCGCGTTCGAAGCGCTGTCCGGCGGCGAGCACCGCGTGGTGCGGACGTTCTGGTCCGCGTACCGGACGGGCTTCGGGCGGTCGCTGCTCGTCGGCGTCGCGGCTTCGGCCGCGGCGATCGTGCTCGGGGCCGATCTCCAGCTCGCCGTCGGAACGTCCCTGGCCGCGGCCACGCCGCTGCTCGCGGTGCTGATCGCGTTGGTCATCGCAGTGACGCCGACCGTGCTGGTCGCCGCCATGAGGCCGACTGTGTGGGTCTTCGCGGCGACAGCTGATGTTGCGAGCGCCGCGACCTCGGCGGGGCGGGCTCGCAAAAGCCGCCTCCTGTGGGCGTGCGCCTATCTCTGCATCCGCAAGTGGTACCTGAGTCTGGCCAACTCGGCGGCACTGGCCGTGCTGCTCGCAGCGGTCCTCGCCAAGCCGGCGGTCGGTCTTTTCCTGGCTCCCGCACCCGTGCTCTACGTGGTGTGGGCGAATGTCCGGCACGTCATCGCACCACTAATCGAGAGGTGA
- a CDS encoding substrate-binding domain-containing protein gives MTEPESPMLPAERRESILGELRTRGPLLRVTDIARTLGVSAVTVRRDVAQLADDGVIERVHGGIRLPRAAAARPNSAPGSGAAATGAASWPAGTALPATGVVLEDPGPASGPEEADLPPVGMVVPSLDYYWPQIIRGARDLARTNGLRIVLRGSSYVDVDDVRRQTEWLLATVGIQGLLIAPPTDGEAAADLIAWLCALPIPVVFIERTATIGPFHEHVESVTTDHAYGAGLAVRHLAVEGHRRVGFLASATSPHTRVVRQGWFETATDIGLDVEAAPEAITPDHRQPDWTDHVDAFLDAALASDTKAVLVHSDREAISLVARCQERGIDVPGDLAVVAYDDEVAGLADPALTAIRPAKPELGRTALRLLAERMRDGPARPVHRVQISPRLVIRDSSIGRTAR, from the coding sequence TTGACCGAGCCCGAGTCGCCGATGCTCCCGGCCGAGCGCCGCGAAAGCATCCTCGGCGAGCTGCGCACGCGCGGTCCGCTGCTTCGCGTCACCGACATCGCCCGGACCCTGGGCGTCAGCGCGGTGACCGTGCGCCGGGACGTCGCCCAACTCGCGGACGACGGCGTGATCGAACGGGTCCACGGCGGCATCCGGCTGCCCCGGGCCGCCGCCGCGCGGCCGAACAGCGCTCCCGGATCCGGAGCCGCCGCCACCGGAGCGGCCTCCTGGCCGGCCGGCACCGCATTGCCGGCGACCGGCGTGGTCCTCGAAGACCCGGGTCCGGCGTCCGGCCCCGAAGAAGCGGACCTCCCGCCGGTCGGCATGGTCGTGCCGTCGCTGGACTACTACTGGCCGCAGATCATCCGCGGCGCACGAGACCTGGCCCGGACCAACGGCCTGCGCATCGTCCTGCGCGGCTCGTCCTACGTCGACGTCGACGACGTCCGCCGCCAGACCGAATGGCTCCTGGCGACGGTGGGCATCCAAGGTCTGCTCATCGCCCCGCCCACGGACGGCGAGGCGGCAGCCGACCTCATCGCCTGGCTCTGCGCGCTCCCGATCCCGGTGGTCTTCATCGAACGGACCGCGACGATCGGCCCGTTTCACGAACACGTGGAATCCGTGACGACCGACCACGCCTACGGAGCAGGCCTCGCCGTCCGGCACCTCGCCGTCGAGGGCCACCGCCGCGTCGGATTCCTGGCCTCTGCGACAAGCCCGCACACACGAGTGGTCCGGCAAGGATGGTTCGAAACCGCCACAGACATCGGGCTCGACGTCGAAGCCGCCCCGGAGGCGATCACCCCCGACCACCGGCAGCCGGACTGGACCGACCACGTGGACGCATTCCTCGACGCGGCCCTGGCCAGCGACACCAAAGCGGTGCTGGTGCACTCCGACCGCGAAGCGATATCGCTGGTCGCCCGCTGCCAGGAACGTGGCATCGACGTCCCGGGCGACCTGGCCGTCGTCGCCTATGACGACGAGGTCGCCGGCCTCGCCGACCCGGCACTGACCGCGATCCGGCCGGCGAAGCCCGAACTCGGCCGCACCGCGCTCCGCCTGCTGGCCGAACGAATGCGTGACGGACCCGCCCGCCCGGTCCACCGGGTGCAGATCAGCCCGCGGCTGGTGATCCGCGACTCCAGCATCGGGCGGACGGCGCGCTAG
- a CDS encoding carbohydrate ABC transporter permease: MTTTATTSPAGRRPSGTGGGGRQAARSPRALAARVALYAVLITAAAVILVPFVWMVSSSLKRNNDVFTIPIQWIPHDVRWRNFTDIWTKIPMSTYLRNTVLLSTVITFLQVLTGSFAAYGFAKVRFRGRDGLFVVYVATIALPWQAYMIPQYIMMQKAGLTDTFLSLILIQAFGAFGVFLMRQYYLTIPDELCEAARVDGLSEYGIWARIILPLSRPALASLALLTFVNTWNDYMGPFIYLTSNNHWTVQLGLQSFVGQYDADYAMMMTGSVLSVLPILVIFLLGQRYFIEGIATSGMKG; this comes from the coding sequence ATGACGACGACGGCGACGACGAGCCCCGCCGGCCGGCGACCGTCCGGCACCGGCGGCGGCGGACGCCAGGCGGCGCGCAGCCCGCGAGCCCTCGCCGCCCGCGTCGCGCTCTACGCGGTGCTGATCACGGCGGCGGCGGTGATCCTGGTCCCGTTCGTCTGGATGGTCAGCTCGTCGCTGAAGCGCAACAACGACGTCTTCACCATCCCGATCCAGTGGATCCCGCACGACGTCCGGTGGCGCAACTTCACCGACATCTGGACGAAGATCCCGATGTCCACCTACCTGCGCAACACCGTCTTGCTGAGCACGGTGATCACGTTCCTGCAGGTGCTGACCGGGAGCTTCGCGGCCTACGGGTTCGCCAAGGTGCGCTTCCGGGGCCGCGACGGACTGTTCGTGGTCTACGTCGCGACGATCGCCCTGCCCTGGCAGGCATACATGATCCCGCAGTACATCATGATGCAGAAGGCGGGCCTGACGGACACGTTCCTGTCGCTGATCCTGATCCAGGCCTTCGGCGCGTTCGGCGTCTTCCTGATGCGCCAGTACTACCTGACGATCCCGGACGAGCTCTGCGAGGCGGCGCGCGTCGACGGCCTGAGCGAGTACGGGATCTGGGCCCGGATCATCCTGCCGCTGTCCCGTCCGGCGCTGGCGAGCCTGGCGCTGCTGACGTTCGTGAACACCTGGAACGACTACATGGGGCCGTTCATCTACCTGACGAGCAACAACCACTGGACGGTGCAGCTCGGGCTCCAGTCCTTCGTCGGCCAGTACGACGCGGACTACGCGATGATGATGACCGGCTCGGTGCTGTCCGTGCTTCCGATTCTGGTGATCTTCCTGCTCGGGCAGCGGTACTTCATCGAGGGCATCGCGACGTCCGGAATGAAGGGCTGA
- a CDS encoding carbohydrate ABC transporter permease: MADLITAAPATASAGPPTSRRDPRARRRQRRNTLIGWSFILPNFLGFVALTLIPVIATFALSFTNWDSYNPPKWLGLKNFRRLLNDDSTKVALKNTLYYACGHVPLTILASLGLALLLNRKMPGIAFFRAAAFFPYITSMVAVALVWNMLFNPQSGPVNQFLQLLGVAHGPGWTSSTAWAMPAVILTSVWRDMGYYMILFLAGLQTIPREQYEAASMDGAKKWQQFRAVTLPGLRPTTFLVLVLLTVQSFKIFDLIVVMTNGGPGRATLVLSQQIYRQGIVEGDFGYASAISVLLFFLVLILTLTQFWFNNRRERS, from the coding sequence ATGGCTGACCTGATCACCGCGGCACCGGCGACGGCGAGCGCCGGGCCCCCGACGTCCCGGCGCGACCCGCGCGCGCGCCGGCGCCAACGTCGCAACACCCTGATCGGCTGGAGCTTCATCCTGCCGAACTTCCTCGGCTTCGTGGCGCTCACGCTCATCCCGGTGATCGCCACCTTCGCCCTGTCGTTCACGAACTGGGACTCCTACAACCCGCCGAAATGGCTCGGGCTGAAGAACTTCCGCCGGCTGCTGAACGACGACTCCACCAAGGTCGCGCTGAAGAACACCCTGTACTACGCGTGCGGCCACGTCCCGCTGACGATCCTGGCCTCGCTCGGCCTGGCGCTGCTGCTCAACCGCAAGATGCCCGGCATCGCCTTCTTCCGCGCCGCCGCGTTCTTCCCGTACATCACGTCGATGGTCGCCGTCGCGCTCGTCTGGAACATGCTCTTCAACCCGCAGTCGGGGCCCGTGAACCAGTTCCTGCAGCTGCTCGGCGTGGCCCACGGACCCGGTTGGACGAGCAGCACCGCCTGGGCGATGCCCGCGGTGATCCTGACCAGCGTCTGGCGAGACATGGGCTACTACATGATCCTCTTCCTGGCCGGGCTGCAGACAATCCCCAGGGAGCAGTACGAGGCCGCGTCGATGGACGGCGCCAAGAAGTGGCAGCAGTTCCGCGCCGTCACGCTTCCCGGGCTGCGGCCGACGACGTTCCTCGTCCTGGTCCTGCTGACCGTGCAGAGCTTCAAGATCTTCGACCTCATCGTCGTCATGACCAACGGCGGCCCGGGCCGGGCGACGCTCGTGCTCTCCCAGCAGATCTACCGGCAGGGCATCGTCGAGGGCGACTTCGGCTACGCGTCGGCGATCTCGGTCCTGCTGTTCTTCCTGGTCCTGATCCTCACCCTGACTCAGTTCTGGTTCAACAATCGCAGGGAGCGCTCATGA
- a CDS encoding PadR family transcriptional regulator: MEPGGAAKAMSQMRRGVLEFCVLALLRDGPRYGVELVRELSSVDALVTSEGTIYPLLSRLRREQLIATVWQESPSGPPRRYCRLTEAGEKALAEFTAEWGRFRDGVEYFLTSNGGEQA; the protein is encoded by the coding sequence ATGGAACCTGGTGGTGCCGCCAAGGCAATGAGCCAGATGCGGCGGGGGGTCCTCGAGTTCTGTGTTCTCGCGCTGCTGCGCGACGGTCCGCGCTACGGCGTGGAGCTGGTGCGGGAGCTCAGCTCGGTGGACGCGTTGGTGACCAGCGAGGGCACCATCTACCCGTTGCTGTCCCGGCTGCGCCGGGAGCAGCTGATCGCGACAGTGTGGCAGGAGTCGCCGTCCGGGCCGCCGCGGCGGTACTGCCGGCTGACCGAGGCCGGGGAGAAGGCGCTCGCGGAGTTCACCGCTGAATGGGGTCGGTTCCGGGACGGCGTGGAGTACTTCCTTACTTCGAATGGGGGCGAACAGGCATGA